In a genomic window of Halodesulfovibrio aestuarii DSM 17919 = ATCC 29578:
- a CDS encoding SufB/SufD family protein, protein MKKIDLSKYNAEGATEAAIPDFSGFSAEDKKRLLFAGIDVNNPSDSGAFMHLNHSGVHCKTHREGLEIMDIKTALKEFDGLPEYYWQLVDKDKDEFTKAAHDHLHGGYFIRAKAGTKITEPVQSCLFIDKAGITQNVHNIVVVEEGAELHIISGCATAHDAKESAHLGISEFYVHKGGKLTFTMIHNWSDDTAVRPRSAGVLEEDAVFLSNYVLLKPVKDLQMYPKITLKGENSVARFNSVIVAPEGSYIDCGNRIEMQAPNTRAEIIARTLTTGGTIINRGYIGADAVPARGHLECKGLILGGGRIHAIPELDTDQDGVELSHEAAVGKIAQEEIEYLMARGLDEDEATSTIVRGFLNVNMEGLPQELQDAIEQQIDELDAGDAM, encoded by the coding sequence ATGAAAAAAATAGATCTTTCCAAATACAATGCCGAAGGTGCTACTGAAGCAGCTATCCCGGATTTCTCAGGTTTTTCTGCTGAAGACAAAAAACGCCTCCTGTTTGCAGGTATTGATGTAAACAATCCGAGTGATTCCGGCGCATTTATGCACCTGAACCACTCCGGCGTTCACTGCAAGACCCATCGCGAAGGTCTTGAAATCATGGATATCAAAACGGCTCTTAAAGAGTTTGACGGTCTCCCTGAATACTACTGGCAGCTTGTTGACAAAGACAAAGACGAATTTACAAAAGCAGCACATGACCATTTGCACGGCGGATACTTCATCCGTGCTAAAGCTGGTACAAAAATTACTGAACCTGTTCAGTCATGTCTTTTCATCGACAAAGCCGGTATCACTCAGAACGTCCACAACATTGTTGTTGTAGAAGAAGGCGCAGAACTTCATATTATCTCCGGCTGTGCAACTGCACACGATGCCAAAGAATCTGCCCACCTCGGCATTTCCGAGTTCTATGTTCACAAAGGCGGCAAGCTTACCTTCACCATGATTCACAACTGGAGCGATGACACGGCTGTACGTCCACGCTCTGCCGGTGTTCTGGAAGAAGACGCTGTCTTCCTTAGCAACTACGTTCTGCTTAAGCCTGTTAAAGACTTGCAGATGTACCCGAAAATTACCCTTAAAGGTGAAAACTCTGTTGCACGATTCAACTCTGTAATCGTCGCTCCGGAAGGTTCCTACATTGACTGCGGTAACCGCATTGAGATGCAGGCACCTAACACCCGCGCAGAAATCATCGCACGCACACTTACCACCGGCGGTACTATTATCAACCGTGGTTACATTGGTGCTGACGCCGTGCCTGCCCGTGGTCACCTTGAATGCAAAGGACTTATCCTCGGCGGCGGCCGTATTCATGCAATCCCTGAACTTGATACTGATCAGGACGGCGTTGAGCTTTCCCATGAAGCTGCCGTTGGTAAAATTGCTCAGGAAGAAATTGAATACCTCATGGCCCGCGGATTAGACGAAGATGAAGCAACCTCTACCATCGTTCGCGGCTTCCTTAACGTGAACATGGAAGGTCTTCCTCAAGAGCTTCAAGACGCTATTGAACAGCAGATTGACGAACTTGATGCAGGCGACGCAATGTAA
- a CDS encoding rhomboid family intramembrane serine protease, with protein MIPIHDSIPRVHTPYMLYTIIAVCFGIFLLERLLPVSQLTEFFYVYGVVPARFTDPVWAERMHFPSDAEYVFITHLFIHGGWVHLILNMWFLWIFGDNIEDVMGPLRFLFFYLTCGVVAILINIAFTPTSVTPVIGASGAIAGIMGAYFLLYPHARVLTLIPIVIIPFFFYLPAVFFLLLWVGIQLALGIAALSGHASTSVAWWAHTGGFICGILILPLFRKKNRCYYCKIPEGTPPVRPQLLTPKPSELPPPEE; from the coding sequence ATGATTCCTATTCACGACTCAATACCACGCGTCCATACGCCATACATGCTGTATACGATTATTGCGGTGTGTTTTGGTATTTTTTTATTAGAAAGACTTCTTCCAGTCTCTCAACTAACAGAATTTTTCTATGTCTATGGTGTTGTACCTGCACGTTTTACAGACCCGGTATGGGCAGAACGTATGCATTTCCCTTCTGATGCAGAGTATGTTTTTATTACACACCTTTTTATCCATGGTGGATGGGTACATTTAATTCTAAATATGTGGTTTTTGTGGATCTTTGGGGATAATATTGAAGATGTAATGGGGCCGTTACGTTTTCTATTCTTCTACCTTACGTGTGGTGTTGTTGCTATCCTCATCAATATTGCATTCACACCAACAAGTGTAACACCTGTTATAGGTGCGTCAGGTGCCATTGCAGGAATTATGGGAGCATATTTTTTACTTTACCCGCATGCAAGAGTACTCACGCTTATTCCGATTGTGATTATCCCCTTTTTTTTCTACCTGCCTGCAGTCTTCTTTCTACTGCTATGGGTGGGGATACAGCTTGCACTCGGCATTGCAGCATTAAGCGGTCATGCCAGCACCTCCGTAGCCTGGTGGGCACACACCGGCGGTTTCATATGCGGCATTCTAATTTTGCCATTATTCAGGAAAAAGAACCGATGCTACTATTGTAAAATACCGGAGGGAACACCGCCTGTTCGACCACAGCTTCTAACCCCGAAACCAAGCGAACTGCCCCCCCCGGAAGAGTGA
- a CDS encoding ABC transporter ATP-binding protein — translation MLEIKNLHVNIGDKEVLKGIDLIIEDGETFILFGPNGSGKTTLLMTLMGFGNYTVTKGQIIYKGQDITYAPMYERARLGIGMSFQRPPTIHGLKTSHLVRMCGQGREVDVEGLAKKVNFSNFLERDINAGFSGGEIKRSEMLQLMAQRPDLVLFDEPESGVDLENMALIGKTARNLLDGLAEGCTMKKAIKRSNTSGLIITHTGHILEYVNADRGQVMYNGKLCCEANPRDILDHISHHGYQECLRCLSAETGEILDLSSFNEAS, via the coding sequence ATGCTTGAAATAAAAAATCTTCACGTTAACATCGGCGATAAAGAGGTTCTTAAAGGAATTGACCTTATTATCGAAGACGGTGAAACGTTTATTCTGTTTGGCCCAAACGGTTCCGGTAAAACCACACTGCTTATGACCCTTATGGGTTTTGGTAACTACACAGTTACTAAAGGGCAGATTATTTATAAGGGTCAGGACATTACATACGCTCCAATGTATGAACGTGCCCGCCTTGGCATTGGCATGTCCTTCCAGCGCCCTCCTACCATTCACGGTCTCAAAACCAGCCACCTCGTACGTATGTGCGGTCAGGGACGTGAAGTTGATGTTGAAGGCCTTGCTAAAAAGGTTAACTTCAGCAACTTCCTCGAACGCGACATTAACGCCGGCTTCTCCGGTGGTGAAATCAAGCGTTCCGAAATGCTTCAGCTGATGGCACAGCGCCCTGATCTGGTATTATTTGACGAACCTGAATCCGGCGTTGACCTTGAAAACATGGCTCTCATCGGCAAAACTGCACGTAACTTGCTCGATGGCCTTGCAGAAGGCTGTACCATGAAAAAGGCAATCAAGCGTTCCAACACTTCCGGCCTTATCATTACCCACACCGGTCATATTCTTGAATATGTGAATGCAGACCGCGGTCAGGTAATGTACAACGGCAAACTGTGCTGTGAAGCAAATCCGCGCGACATTCTCGACCATATTTCCCATCACGGTTATCAGGAATGTTTGCGCTGTCTTTCCGCTGAAACCGGCGAGATCCTCGACCTCTCCAGCTTTAACGAGGCATCCTAA
- a CDS encoding HD domain-containing phosphohydrolase has product MTRDKLTVLVVDDAPENIEILRTILQPQYKVKAARTGEKALQIARNNPSPDMILLDVVMPSMDGYEVCRRLKEDPATAEIPIIFITAKNSADNETQGFELGAVDYISKPVLPAIVKARVGTQLALRNQTHHLEELVLQRTKELQNTHLELIRCLGQAAEYKDNETGLHVIRMSHYARIIAQQVDTGDDWVQLVFQAAPMHDVGKIGIPDSILNKPGKLTKEEWQIMRKHPEYGAEIIGDNHPSLLLSTAREIALTHHEKWDGTGYPYGLAGEDIPLSGRVVAIADVFDALTSERPYKSAWSVEDAVALIHEDAGKHFDPDLVTVFLSELPAVLEIKKKYAETTANVSEHLHSALGIGA; this is encoded by the coding sequence GTGACTCGAGATAAGCTGACTGTTCTGGTGGTTGATGACGCACCGGAGAATATTGAGATATTGCGGACTATCCTACAACCGCAGTATAAAGTTAAGGCTGCCCGCACAGGAGAAAAAGCGTTACAAATTGCTCGTAATAATCCTTCACCGGATATGATTTTACTTGATGTGGTAATGCCGTCCATGGATGGGTATGAAGTCTGTCGTCGTTTAAAAGAAGATCCGGCAACGGCAGAAATACCTATTATTTTTATAACGGCAAAAAACTCAGCAGATAATGAAACGCAGGGATTTGAACTGGGTGCTGTAGACTACATAAGTAAACCTGTTTTGCCTGCAATCGTAAAAGCCCGGGTAGGTACCCAATTAGCTTTGCGAAACCAGACCCATCATTTGGAAGAGCTTGTTTTACAAAGAACTAAGGAGTTGCAGAACACACATCTGGAACTCATTCGGTGCTTAGGGCAGGCTGCTGAATATAAAGATAACGAAACTGGTTTGCATGTCATCAGGATGAGCCACTATGCCCGTATTATTGCCCAGCAGGTTGATACCGGTGATGATTGGGTTCAACTGGTGTTTCAGGCTGCACCAATGCATGATGTCGGGAAGATTGGGATTCCAGACTCCATTCTTAATAAGCCCGGAAAGCTTACGAAGGAAGAATGGCAGATAATGCGTAAGCATCCGGAGTATGGCGCTGAGATTATCGGTGATAATCATCCGTCCCTGTTGTTATCAACAGCACGGGAAATCGCGCTTACGCATCATGAAAAATGGGATGGAACCGGTTACCCGTATGGCCTTGCCGGTGAAGATATCCCGCTTTCGGGTAGAGTCGTTGCTATAGCAGATGTCTTTGATGCCCTTACTTCTGAGCGTCCCTACAAAAGTGCATGGTCGGTTGAAGATGCTGTGGCGCTCATTCATGAAGATGCTGGAAAACATTTTGATCCTGACTTAGTGACTGTTTTTTTGAGCGAATTGCCAGCAGTGCTTGAAATTAAAAAGAAATACGCAGAAACCACCGCAAATGTTTCAGAACATTTGCACAGTGCTCTTGGGATTGGGGCGTAA
- a CDS encoding NAD(P)-dependent alcohol dehydrogenase translates to MSSHQQTMTVMVLYPERTPEERIAFEERPVPVPEKGEVLARVRAASIGGRDKELFEAEDLGFRTKRRRTERGVITGVEFSGTVVTAGEYFKEGDDVFGYTDFRKGGVTHAEFVCVPERMISHKPVKLTYAQAATVPVGCMTSMRALQELANLKAGQRILLSGATGGVGVYAVQFAKMLGAQITAQGRFWHQHALLRLGVDSFIEYTRQEILHSEETFDVVFDVAGIWDFETMNPHLTSKGVYITTHPERDRFGIVSSFFTAKKSKYLYVSHGNCLALKNIAAFFDEEKLEPVVGSASPFLEARNEFMPQNNKITGRRVLVME, encoded by the coding sequence ATGTCATCTCATCAGCAGACCATGACTGTCATGGTCTTATATCCAGAACGTACGCCTGAAGAACGGATCGCCTTTGAGGAACGCCCGGTACCTGTGCCCGAGAAGGGCGAGGTGCTTGCACGCGTGCGTGCTGCGTCTATTGGCGGACGCGATAAAGAGTTGTTCGAAGCAGAAGATCTGGGTTTTCGTACAAAGAGGCGGCGTACCGAGCGGGGGGTGATTACCGGTGTGGAATTTTCCGGCACTGTGGTTACTGCTGGTGAGTATTTTAAAGAAGGCGACGATGTGTTCGGGTACACAGACTTTCGCAAGGGAGGTGTTACCCATGCTGAGTTTGTTTGCGTCCCTGAGCGGATGATAAGCCATAAGCCTGTTAAGCTTACGTATGCGCAGGCTGCTACCGTCCCCGTGGGGTGCATGACTTCCATGCGTGCATTGCAGGAGCTCGCCAATCTGAAAGCTGGGCAGCGTATTCTGTTAAGCGGTGCCACTGGCGGGGTTGGTGTGTATGCTGTGCAGTTTGCCAAAATGCTTGGTGCTCAGATTACAGCACAGGGGCGTTTCTGGCATCAGCATGCATTGCTTCGTCTGGGTGTTGATTCTTTTATTGAGTATACGCGGCAGGAAATTTTGCATTCTGAAGAAACCTTTGATGTGGTCTTTGACGTGGCAGGCATCTGGGATTTTGAGACTATGAATCCGCACCTTACTTCGAAAGGTGTTTATATCACAACGCATCCGGAGCGTGACCGTTTCGGTATTGTTTCCTCATTCTTTACAGCCAAAAAGTCTAAATACTTGTATGTGTCCCACGGTAACTGTCTGGCTCTTAAGAATATTGCCGCATTTTTTGATGAGGAAAAGCTGGAACCTGTTGTGGGAAGCGCCTCGCCTTTTTTAGAAGCCCGAAACGAATTTATGCCACAGAATAATAAAATCACAGGCCGCAGAGTTCTCGTAATGGAATAG
- a CDS encoding response regulator, whose amino-acid sequence MKKYFESLFMWAVVLIMLVAPVSVAEAHSDDVIVRAAQNGSDLATELSQISAVFLYNLDDRQLEGMLSVIIKRTPQIKALRVVDTVTNEPFFTYFSFRQEPVFNKKIPVSAEQYPKYTASIVYNDSTIGRLELYYQALPAGPASDRGVLLTDEEKQWVKQNPVIRVGIEQWPPFNFFASNGEPRGIAVDLMAKMFKQFPIRFKFIGGTFSELLDKFKRGEIDLIPDMYYHSSLERYGDFTTPFMTVRDFLFVRQDDYSIRNMSDLRGKRVAVVEGYLMEELLPRRFPGINMVLMPSLVDAIAAVLNNDVDALLDAHMAVLYAQKENSLTGIRAIPQEEFTPQPLQFMTSKSEPYLYSITEKMLSSLTAAEKNEIVQNYVLSPNAVMQHQPVKNSFERSIALLFVLFLVFLCSLFFIGRELNKHTKHTEGLVLGSFNFARALWIAIALFVLFCFGTSWFILSESKKDILQKEEHFLEERLEVTESRLLRLIDVHSHILQYMIGRPLFFALVDHVTSLSDNRDSLEYTRALHSLEDYWKEYGVLSGENSRALLSVTGELLVGDEKDQYSSMVKRHFELFQKALAGQTVFVPPCHYADPETGLNERRTFLLMPVINSKRKPIAVIAAQIDADDSFYFSSIKEDIAKQQSEIFAVNRKGQVLYTRSTPGASVDEDLSKNYLSAFVGGDVPFAVEKMDDVSKQSGMRIVRYRNARNEKVYGLARWIPGLNIGLVAEVRAGDLLEQYTRLKYSVVVIMLLMLSFTIPSILFTLHLGRKANISLLQSKEELEGKVLDRTQDLQELEKQWRLILTSVGQGLLGFNRQGEVVFANDAALSLLGYTDDDIVGKKILENIWFCADECKTCCLLQASIYNALYFGQMTTDQNEFFQTKSGHTFPVEFSCRSIINEEEIQGCVIVFTDITQRKRMEQELESAKITAEEASNAKSEFLANMSHEIRTPMNAILGMSHLALQSELTRRQRNFIEKVHRAAYSLLGIINDILDFSKIEAGKMEIEEVPFYLEDVMQDVAGVVGLKAEEKGLELLFKVCPEVPGKLIGDPMRLRQILINLGNNAVKFTEEGEVVVTIEIEDLNASEITLLFSVQDTGIGMNSEQIFKLFKSFSQADTSTTRRYGGTGLGLVISRRLAQLMGGEIWVESEYGKGATFSFNVRLKVNELEEPIPITLSDGARVLVVDDSKTSREILCSLLTELGYIADAVECGMDAVEMVKQSVKAEEYEMIFLDWRMPDMDGITTATLIKEQYGPDHCPDLIMVTAFGREAATDAAEQGIIDACVTKPLTKNPLLQAIASIKGVPNVTEKRNTGRKRAINAAVQHLAGAVILLVEDNEVNQELAVELLESNGMAVTVATNGQEALDILEEKSFDGVLMDCQMPVMDGYEATRRLREDPRFAALPVIAMTANAMVGDRRKVLAVGMNDHISKPLELLDMFSKMARWITPKLAVQVSVEDSDSGDELPDIIGVDVEKGLSICQQNKDLLRRLLVRFAEIQADDIAVISEALQRGDIEAASRQAHTLRGVAGNIGATRIQKLATELEANIMADNAPAMQRQLVNSLDATLAATVNDIRNKLVLTPIVSDVQLSKEVIERELVQLRNLLDDDDTEAVDLIEDIQHHMGGDPDLQELVRNMAGMVRDYDFENALALLEELEAGVERLSA is encoded by the coding sequence TTGAAAAAATATTTTGAAAGTCTTTTTATGTGGGCAGTTGTGCTTATTATGCTTGTTGCGCCTGTCTCTGTTGCCGAAGCACATTCAGACGATGTTATCGTTAGAGCTGCTCAAAATGGTTCAGATCTTGCGACAGAGTTATCGCAGATAAGCGCAGTCTTTTTGTATAATCTTGATGACAGACAACTAGAGGGAATGCTTTCTGTCATAATTAAAAGAACACCGCAGATTAAGGCTTTACGGGTTGTAGATACCGTTACCAATGAGCCTTTTTTTACCTACTTCAGTTTTCGCCAAGAGCCTGTTTTTAATAAAAAAATTCCAGTATCTGCAGAGCAATATCCTAAGTATACGGCATCAATTGTCTATAACGACAGCACAATTGGTAGGCTGGAGCTCTATTATCAAGCTCTTCCCGCTGGGCCTGCCAGCGACAGAGGGGTACTGCTGACAGATGAAGAAAAACAATGGGTAAAACAAAATCCAGTAATACGTGTTGGTATAGAACAGTGGCCGCCTTTTAACTTCTTTGCTTCTAATGGTGAGCCCAGAGGTATTGCTGTTGATCTCATGGCGAAAATGTTCAAGCAGTTTCCTATACGTTTCAAATTTATCGGAGGAACTTTTTCTGAGCTTCTGGATAAGTTTAAACGGGGTGAAATCGATCTTATTCCTGACATGTACTATCATTCATCTCTCGAACGTTATGGGGATTTTACAACGCCTTTTATGACTGTTCGAGATTTTTTGTTTGTCAGGCAGGACGACTATTCCATAAGGAACATGAGTGACCTGCGCGGGAAACGAGTTGCTGTAGTGGAAGGGTATCTTATGGAAGAGTTACTCCCAAGACGCTTCCCCGGTATTAATATGGTTTTGATGCCCAGTTTGGTCGACGCCATTGCCGCAGTATTAAATAATGACGTTGATGCGTTGTTGGATGCCCATATGGCGGTTCTGTATGCGCAAAAAGAAAATTCGTTAACCGGTATAAGGGCTATCCCTCAAGAAGAGTTCACACCTCAGCCTTTGCAGTTTATGACAAGCAAAAGTGAACCGTATCTGTATTCTATTACAGAAAAAATGCTTTCTTCACTAACCGCGGCTGAAAAAAATGAAATAGTACAGAATTACGTCCTTTCACCCAATGCAGTGATGCAACACCAGCCTGTAAAAAATTCTTTCGAAAGAAGCATAGCGTTGTTGTTTGTGTTGTTTCTTGTTTTTTTGTGTTCATTGTTTTTTATTGGCCGCGAATTGAACAAACATACAAAACATACTGAAGGGCTTGTCCTCGGTTCGTTTAATTTTGCACGGGCACTGTGGATTGCCATTGCACTGTTTGTATTGTTCTGTTTCGGAACGTCATGGTTCATTTTGTCAGAGAGCAAGAAAGATATTCTTCAGAAAGAAGAGCATTTTTTAGAAGAAAGACTTGAGGTTACCGAGTCCCGGTTGCTGCGTCTGATTGACGTGCATTCGCATATTCTTCAGTACATGATAGGTAGACCCTTGTTTTTTGCACTTGTTGATCATGTGACATCTCTTTCGGACAACAGAGATTCTTTAGAGTATACGCGTGCGTTGCATTCGTTAGAAGATTACTGGAAAGAATATGGAGTCCTTTCGGGAGAGAATTCCAGAGCGTTACTGTCTGTAACGGGGGAGCTGCTCGTCGGAGATGAAAAGGACCAGTACTCGAGTATGGTAAAACGACACTTTGAGTTATTTCAGAAAGCTCTTGCAGGACAGACCGTGTTTGTTCCTCCCTGCCATTATGCAGACCCCGAAACAGGGCTAAACGAACGTAGGACGTTTCTGCTTATGCCTGTTATAAATTCTAAACGAAAGCCTATAGCGGTTATTGCAGCTCAGATTGATGCTGATGATAGTTTCTACTTTTCATCAATAAAAGAGGATATTGCAAAACAGCAGAGTGAAATTTTTGCCGTTAACCGGAAGGGGCAAGTTTTATATACGCGGAGCACTCCAGGGGCATCCGTGGATGAAGATCTTTCGAAGAATTATTTGAGCGCGTTTGTAGGGGGTGATGTTCCTTTTGCTGTTGAAAAAATGGATGACGTATCCAAACAGTCCGGAATGCGTATTGTCAGATATCGCAATGCTCGCAATGAAAAAGTGTACGGACTGGCTCGCTGGATCCCCGGGCTGAATATCGGACTGGTTGCTGAAGTTCGTGCAGGAGACTTGTTAGAACAGTATACGCGGTTAAAGTATAGTGTGGTTGTCATCATGCTCCTTATGCTTTCGTTTACTATTCCGTCCATTTTGTTCACCCTACACCTTGGCAGAAAAGCTAATATAAGCCTGTTGCAGTCCAAAGAAGAGTTAGAGGGTAAGGTTCTTGACCGGACACAGGATCTGCAGGAGCTTGAAAAGCAATGGCGTTTGATTTTGACATCTGTCGGTCAGGGGCTTCTGGGGTTCAACAGGCAAGGAGAGGTTGTTTTTGCGAATGATGCTGCCTTGTCGTTGCTTGGCTATACTGATGATGACATTGTCGGCAAAAAGATTCTTGAGAATATTTGGTTTTGTGCTGATGAATGTAAGACCTGTTGTCTCCTTCAGGCCTCTATCTATAACGCCTTATATTTCGGGCAGATGACCACTGATCAAAATGAATTTTTTCAAACAAAGTCAGGCCATACCTTTCCTGTGGAATTTTCGTGTCGCTCCATTATCAATGAAGAGGAAATTCAAGGCTGTGTAATTGTATTTACAGATATTACACAGCGTAAGCGGATGGAACAGGAACTCGAATCTGCAAAAATTACAGCGGAAGAGGCGTCTAACGCAAAAAGCGAATTTTTGGCGAATATGAGCCACGAAATCCGCACTCCGATGAACGCAATTCTTGGCATGTCCCACCTTGCATTACAGTCAGAGTTGACCAGACGTCAGCGCAACTTCATCGAAAAAGTACACAGGGCTGCGTATTCATTGCTCGGCATCATTAACGACATTCTTGATTTTTCTAAGATTGAGGCTGGCAAAATGGAGATAGAAGAGGTGCCTTTCTATCTTGAAGATGTAATGCAGGATGTCGCTGGGGTTGTGGGACTGAAGGCTGAGGAAAAGGGACTTGAATTGCTTTTTAAAGTTTGTCCTGAGGTTCCGGGAAAGCTGATCGGTGACCCGATGCGCCTGAGACAAATCTTGATCAACCTCGGTAACAATGCGGTTAAGTTTACAGAAGAAGGTGAGGTTGTCGTTACAATTGAGATAGAAGATTTAAATGCTAGTGAGATAACACTGTTATTCTCTGTTCAGGACACCGGTATTGGTATGAATAGCGAACAGATTTTTAAGCTGTTTAAATCTTTTTCTCAGGCAGATACCTCGACGACCAGAAGATATGGCGGAACAGGCCTTGGGCTTGTTATTTCCCGCAGACTTGCCCAGTTAATGGGGGGAGAGATCTGGGTTGAAAGCGAATACGGGAAAGGGGCAACCTTCTCCTTTAACGTGCGTTTGAAAGTCAATGAACTGGAAGAGCCAATACCGATTACATTGTCTGACGGTGCTCGCGTGCTTGTGGTCGACGACAGTAAAACATCGCGTGAGATTCTTTGTTCGCTGTTAACTGAACTCGGATATATAGCTGATGCAGTAGAATGCGGCATGGACGCTGTCGAAATGGTCAAACAGTCTGTAAAGGCAGAAGAGTATGAAATGATCTTCCTTGACTGGCGTATGCCGGATATGGATGGCATCACTACAGCGACGTTGATCAAAGAACAGTATGGGCCAGACCATTGTCCGGATTTGATCATGGTAACAGCTTTTGGTCGTGAAGCCGCAACGGATGCAGCGGAGCAGGGTATTATTGATGCCTGTGTAACTAAGCCATTAACTAAGAATCCATTGCTGCAGGCGATTGCTTCCATTAAAGGCGTGCCGAATGTGACCGAAAAGCGTAATACAGGGCGTAAACGTGCTATTAATGCAGCCGTACAGCACCTAGCCGGTGCGGTTATCTTGTTAGTTGAAGATAATGAGGTGAACCAGGAACTTGCTGTTGAACTGCTTGAGTCTAACGGAATGGCGGTTACTGTTGCTACAAATGGACAGGAAGCCTTGGATATTCTGGAAGAAAAATCATTCGACGGTGTTTTGATGGACTGTCAGATGCCGGTGATGGACGGATATGAAGCAACCCGTAGGCTGCGGGAAGATCCTCGTTTTGCTGCATTGCCAGTTATTGCGATGACAGCAAATGCGATGGTTGGAGATAGAAGAAAAGTACTTGCAGTCGGCATGAATGACCATATTTCCAAGCCGCTGGAACTTCTTGACATGTTTTCAAAAATGGCACGCTGGATTACGCCTAAACTGGCTGTACAGGTGAGTGTAGAGGATTCCGACTCGGGTGATGAGTTACCGGATATTATCGGTGTGGATGTTGAAAAAGGCTTGTCCATTTGCCAGCAAAACAAAGATTTGTTGCGGCGGTTGTTAGTACGTTTTGCTGAAATACAGGCAGATGACATCGCTGTTATAAGCGAAGCATTGCAGCGAGGCGATATTGAAGCGGCAAGCAGGCAGGCACATACTCTTAGAGGTGTTGCGGGTAATATTGGTGCAACGAGGATTCAGAAGCTTGCTACAGAACTGGAAGCAAACATTATGGCGGATAATGCCCCTGCCATGCAGCGCCAATTAGTTAATTCTCTTGATGCTACTTTGGCTGCAACCGTAAATGATATCCGCAATAAACTTGTACTTACTCCTATTGTTTCTGATGTTCAGCTCTCGAAAGAGGTAATAGAGAGGGAATTGGTACAATTACGTAACTTGTTGGATGATGATGATACAGAGGCTGTGGATTTGATTGAAGATATTCAGCATCATATGGGAGGCGACCCTGATTTACAGGAGCTTGTCCGTAATATGGCCGGTATGGTGCGTGACTATGATTTTGAAAATGCATTAGCGTTATTGGAAGAACTTGAAGCGGGAGTAGAGAGACTTTCCGCATAA
- a CDS encoding substrate-binding periplasmic protein — protein MKRLLLCLMVALYACTFAVESHACSLVVGLMNADRPPYFWKDNTGGYKGIFIDVLDEITKETGIFFSYKALPKARLRLYMIVGKIDVEMGISPQWRQRTAEVTNSVYTDSFMETKDVYVSNAALGRFYGEENIPIGSKFCGILGFHYPDIFEERQNFLSEEQLLQMIDKKRCHYSMMPDDIFRYLMLGHSYNIVAGQAVSSHLKLIRLNKQYEFLLPRFNAALQRMKDSGRLAAILECYK, from the coding sequence ATGAAACGTTTATTGCTGTGTCTTATGGTGGCACTGTATGCCTGTACGTTTGCAGTTGAATCACATGCGTGCTCGCTTGTTGTAGGCTTGATGAATGCTGATAGGCCACCATATTTTTGGAAGGATAACACTGGTGGTTACAAAGGCATTTTTATTGATGTCTTAGATGAGATTACGAAAGAAACAGGAATTTTCTTTTCGTATAAGGCTCTGCCCAAAGCGCGTCTTAGACTGTACATGATTGTTGGTAAGATTGACGTGGAAATGGGGATTAGCCCTCAGTGGCGGCAACGGACGGCTGAAGTAACGAATTCAGTATACACGGACTCATTTATGGAGACCAAGGACGTCTATGTCTCTAATGCTGCACTGGGACGTTTTTATGGAGAGGAAAATATTCCCATTGGGAGCAAGTTTTGCGGAATACTCGGTTTTCATTATCCAGATATATTTGAAGAGCGGCAGAACTTTCTTTCTGAGGAACAACTTTTACAAATGATAGATAAAAAACGCTGCCATTATTCTATGATGCCGGATGATATTTTTCGTTATCTCATGCTTGGCCATTCATATAACATTGTTGCAGGGCAGGCAGTTTCATCTCATTTAAAGCTTATTCGGTTGAATAAGCAGTATGAATTTTTACTCCCAAGATTTAACGCTGCACTGCAGAGAATGAAAGACAGTGGTCGGCTTGCTGCTATCCTTGAGTGCTATAAGTAG